In one window of Cytophagaceae bacterium ABcell3 DNA:
- a CDS encoding DUF1599 domain-containing protein, producing the protein MANKTVTEYKEVIKECKDIFVNKTLDYGTAWRILRLPSITDQIFIKAKRIRSIQEKGSQQVEDDIATEFRGIINYCIIALIQLNMKESDPTELSAEEVEKLYDQYVGETRELLMKKNHDYGEAWRDMRVSSITDIILMKLLRVRQIEDNEGETRISEGVAANYQDMINYAVFCLIKLTLN; encoded by the coding sequence TTGGCAAATAAAACAGTTACCGAATATAAGGAAGTAATCAAGGAATGTAAAGACATTTTTGTTAACAAAACACTTGATTACGGAACAGCTTGGAGGATACTTAGGTTACCTTCTATAACGGACCAAATATTTATCAAAGCCAAAAGGATTCGCTCTATTCAGGAGAAAGGAAGCCAACAGGTTGAAGATGATATTGCCACTGAGTTCAGAGGGATAATTAACTATTGTATTATAGCGTTAATACAGTTGAACATGAAGGAAAGTGACCCTACTGAGCTCTCGGCCGAAGAGGTTGAAAAGCTGTACGATCAGTATGTGGGGGAAACCCGTGAACTTCTGATGAAGAAGAACCACGACTATGGCGAAGCATGGAGGGATATGAGGGTTAGCTCTATTACGGATATTATTTTGATGAAACTTTTGCGTGTCAGACAGATTGAAGATAATGAAGGGGAAACCAGAATATCAGAAGGCGTGGCTGCCAATTACCAAGACATGATAAATTATGCAGTCTTTTGCCTTATAAAACTAACGTTAAACTGA
- a CDS encoding RluA family pseudouridine synthase yields the protein MVSVFKVVYEDNHLLLVNKSSGVLVQGDKTGDKPLADYIKDYIKEKYQKPGNVFTGVVHRLDRPVTGLVLLAKTSKALGRMNAQFRNREIEKTYFAIVKKQPKPEGTLLHWLVKDKNKNISKAYKKEVPGSLRSILDYKLLAEAGGYFLLEVKPHTGRPHQIRIQLASMGCPIVGDVKYGFPEPLADGSICLHARKLEFVHPVKKEPMAVEACLPDKFYWQLFEKTIK from the coding sequence TTGGTGTCTGTATTTAAAGTTGTTTATGAAGACAACCATTTACTGCTGGTTAACAAAAGCAGTGGTGTGCTAGTGCAGGGGGATAAAACAGGTGATAAACCTTTAGCAGATTACATAAAAGATTATATTAAGGAAAAATATCAGAAGCCAGGGAATGTTTTTACTGGTGTAGTACACCGTTTGGATAGGCCTGTTACAGGTTTGGTTTTATTGGCCAAAACATCTAAAGCTTTGGGGCGGATGAATGCTCAATTTAGGAATAGGGAAATTGAGAAAACATATTTCGCTATTGTAAAAAAACAGCCTAAACCAGAAGGGACTTTGCTTCATTGGCTGGTAAAAGACAAAAACAAGAATATTTCCAAGGCGTATAAGAAAGAAGTGCCGGGAAGCTTGCGTTCTATATTAGACTATAAGCTTTTGGCTGAGGCCGGTGGCTATTTTCTGTTAGAAGTTAAACCACACACTGGGCGGCCGCATCAAATTAGGATACAGTTGGCAAGCATGGGCTGTCCTATAGTGGGCGATGTAAAATATGGGTTTCCAGAGCCTCTTGCCGATGGTAGTATTTGCCTCCATGCACGGAAGCTGGAGTTTGTTCATCCTGTCAAAAAGGAACCAATGGCTGTAGAAGCTTGTTTACCGGATAAGTTTTATTGGCAGCTTTTTGAAAAGACGATAAAATAA
- the atpC gene encoding ATP synthase F1 subunit epsilon encodes MHLEIITPDNKVFSGEVISANFPGSKGAFEVKTNHAPLISTLNKGDIVIQEKDLPAKSFTVDGGIIEVLNNNIIVLAESVAA; translated from the coding sequence ATGCATTTAGAAATAATAACTCCGGACAATAAAGTTTTTAGCGGCGAGGTTATTTCTGCCAACTTTCCAGGCAGCAAAGGAGCTTTTGAAGTAAAAACAAACCACGCACCTCTTATAAGTACACTTAACAAGGGCGATATTGTTATTCAGGAGAAAGATTTACCTGCAAAATCTTTTACTGTTGACGGTGGAATCATTGAAGTGTTAAACAATAACATTATTGTTCTGGCAGAATCTGTAGCAGCATAA
- a CDS encoding shikimate kinase produces the protein MLIFLIGLPGSGKTTLGKIIANKLNYVFLDTDDLICQQENRSIDEIFDQKGEGYFRSQETAVLNKVVSENEHAVVSTGGGLPCFNNNMEVINSAGKSIFLDVSAEEITRRLLAHNSQNRPMTRGKSPEEVLQFIQHKLKERRRFYAKASFIVSSDNIQVEEIINRLSV, from the coding sequence ATGCTAATTTTCCTTATCGGACTGCCTGGTTCGGGTAAAACCACTCTTGGAAAAATAATTGCCAATAAACTCAATTATGTTTTTCTTGATACAGATGATCTTATCTGTCAACAGGAAAATAGGTCTATTGATGAAATTTTTGACCAAAAGGGGGAGGGGTATTTTCGCAGCCAGGAAACTGCTGTTTTAAATAAAGTTGTTTCTGAAAACGAACATGCTGTTGTTTCTACAGGAGGAGGTTTGCCTTGCTTTAATAATAACATGGAAGTGATCAACAGCGCAGGAAAAAGCATCTTTCTGGATGTCTCTGCAGAAGAGATCACCCGTAGGCTCTTAGCTCATAATTCACAAAACAGGCCAATGACCAGAGGGAAAAGCCCTGAGGAAGTTTTGCAGTTTATTCAACATAAACTAAAAGAGCGCAGGAGGTTTTATGCCAAAGCATCCTTTATCGTTTCTTCTGACAATATTCAGGTTGAAGAAATTATTAATAGGCTATCAGTTTAA
- a CDS encoding redoxin domain-containing protein, giving the protein MELLPLRRYILITFLFVFAGISSTSASENNITDNPEIKVGDPAPDFTLKDPKGNEISLSQLRGKVVLLDFWASWCMPCRMANPEVVELYESYKSLGFDIFSVSLDAQKEAWEKAIKNDGLSWPNHGSELSGWGSQACELYGVEAIPSMFLIDENGIIIGKNLDERQLAKQLNQLFNKQVNFYPHTASSKLFFTDQAKFKIMDQDGNLLLKGKDEEVDITELPDGEYTIVYDRKKEASFKKQTLQEPTASFYPTSVTDSISFSRNATYEIYSLRGKLINQGVSEAINLQELPQGAYYLNIEGEVHKFFKK; this is encoded by the coding sequence ATGGAATTGCTACCATTAAGAAGATACATACTTATCACCTTCCTTTTTGTTTTTGCAGGCATCTCAAGCACGTCGGCCTCAGAAAACAACATTACTGACAACCCTGAAATAAAAGTAGGTGATCCAGCCCCTGACTTTACTCTTAAAGACCCCAAAGGAAATGAAATTTCTCTTTCGCAATTAAGGGGTAAAGTAGTACTGTTGGACTTTTGGGCCTCTTGGTGCATGCCGTGCAGAATGGCAAATCCTGAAGTGGTCGAGCTATATGAATCCTACAAAAGTTTAGGTTTTGATATTTTCAGCGTCTCTCTCGATGCCCAAAAAGAAGCTTGGGAAAAAGCCATTAAAAATGATGGTCTAAGCTGGCCAAACCATGGCAGTGAACTGTCAGGCTGGGGAAGCCAAGCCTGTGAGCTCTATGGTGTGGAGGCCATCCCTAGCATGTTCTTAATTGACGAAAATGGCATCATTATAGGCAAAAACCTTGATGAAAGACAATTGGCCAAACAACTAAACCAGCTATTTAACAAACAGGTAAACTTTTACCCACATACAGCCTCTTCCAAACTGTTCTTTACAGACCAGGCAAAGTTTAAAATAATGGACCAAGATGGCAATTTACTCCTAAAAGGAAAGGATGAAGAGGTAGACATTACGGAGTTGCCCGATGGAGAATACACCATTGTTTATGACCGAAAAAAGGAGGCTTCTTTTAAAAAGCAAACTTTACAAGAACCTACTGCAAGCTTTTACCCAACTAGTGTAACGGATAGTATCAGTTTTTCCCGAAATGCCACCTATGAAATTTATAGTCTACGTGGGAAGTTGATCAATCAGGGTGTTAGCGAAGCAATAAACCTACAAGAACTTCCTCAGGGTGCTTATTATTTAAACATTGAAGGCGAAGTCCACAAGTTTTTCAAAAAGTAA
- a CDS encoding prolipoprotein diacylglyceryl transferase — protein MKFLEKVKNRWGITSNWQVFVIFFVFGVTGSLSLKVGKPILDFMHITDDMNAWLYWPLRLLIVFPIYQVLLLAIGGVCGQFTFFWNIIKKTFGRMIPKANKKAV, from the coding sequence ATGAAATTTCTCGAAAAAGTTAAAAATCGTTGGGGCATTACCAGTAACTGGCAAGTATTTGTAATATTCTTTGTCTTTGGTGTTACGGGATCTTTGTCTTTGAAAGTAGGTAAGCCTATTTTGGATTTTATGCACATAACCGACGATATGAACGCTTGGTTGTATTGGCCTTTAAGGCTGTTGATCGTGTTTCCTATTTATCAGGTATTGTTGCTGGCTATTGGTGGTGTTTGTGGACAGTTTACTTTTTTCTGGAACATAATTAAAAAGACTTTCGGTAGGATGATCCCAAAAGCCAACAAGAAAGCAGTTTAA
- a CDS encoding DoxX family protein codes for MRLILQGIRILTGIIFIFSGLVKLNDPWGTAYKLEEYFEVFAQDFTPFFYNLIPYALAFAFFVIVLEVVLGFAALIGYRLKWTLGALLGLVVFFTFLTFYSAYFNKVTDCGCFGDFLKISPWQSFGKDVFLLAMILLLVFNINKIKPLLAGKAGDLSIVGALLLTVYIGYYSLANLPFFDFRPYSVGSNIADNMKAQEAPKGVYIMSKGGKEYQFDYYPSDDSYEFVNYVIKNKDKSTPKITDYRIWNDEGDFTETSFQGVKLLLIVKEANQMQDKARVVSALEQIAALSKELEGAGVGTWLVTSSVEEEIEALRHFAQLSMPVFYADGTVLKTMVRSDPGLILLKDGTVKGKWHFNNVPDTSEIHKLLD; via the coding sequence ATGCGGCTTATACTTCAAGGAATACGGATTTTAACAGGAATAATTTTCATATTTTCAGGACTGGTAAAACTGAACGATCCTTGGGGTACGGCATATAAGCTAGAAGAATATTTCGAGGTTTTTGCGCAGGATTTTACGCCTTTTTTCTATAACCTTATTCCTTATGCACTTGCTTTTGCATTTTTTGTCATTGTACTGGAAGTGGTATTGGGGTTTGCTGCGCTTATAGGTTACCGATTGAAGTGGACACTGGGTGCGCTTTTGGGGCTTGTAGTATTTTTTACTTTTTTGACATTCTATTCAGCCTATTTTAATAAAGTAACTGATTGTGGGTGTTTTGGTGATTTCTTGAAGATATCTCCTTGGCAGTCTTTTGGGAAAGATGTTTTCTTGCTGGCAATGATCCTTTTGCTGGTTTTTAACATAAACAAAATCAAACCGTTGCTTGCTGGAAAGGCGGGCGACTTGAGTATAGTAGGAGCATTGTTGCTTACTGTTTATATTGGCTACTATAGTTTGGCCAACTTGCCTTTCTTTGATTTTCGTCCATATAGCGTCGGTAGCAATATAGCTGACAATATGAAGGCCCAAGAAGCTCCTAAAGGCGTATATATCATGTCAAAAGGTGGGAAAGAGTACCAGTTTGACTATTATCCCAGCGATGACAGCTATGAGTTTGTAAACTATGTAATAAAAAATAAAGATAAAAGCACACCTAAAATTACTGATTATCGTATATGGAATGATGAAGGAGATTTTACGGAAACATCTTTTCAAGGGGTTAAGCTTTTGCTGATTGTAAAAGAAGCTAACCAAATGCAAGACAAAGCACGGGTTGTTTCAGCCCTGGAGCAGATAGCTGCATTGTCCAAAGAACTGGAGGGCGCAGGTGTTGGCACTTGGCTCGTAACTTCTTCTGTTGAAGAAGAGATAGAGGCCTTGCGACATTTTGCTCAACTTTCTATGCCTGTATTCTATGCTGATGGAACAGTATTGAAAACAATGGTAAGAAGTGACCCTGGGCTTATTTTGCTGAAAGATGGTACCGTAAAAGGCAAGTGGCACTTTAATAATGTGCCCGATACTTCAGAAATACATAAACTGTTGGATTGA
- the atpD gene encoding F0F1 ATP synthase subunit beta, which translates to MANKGKITQVIGPVVDVSFEGEGARLPRILDALDVVRPNGQKIVLEVQQHLGEDRVRTIAMDSTDGLTRGMEVIDLGTSIQMPIGEDIKGRLFNVVGEAIDGIPKPKGDKGLPIHRSAPKFEDLATSSEVLYTGIKVIDLLEPYVKGGKIGLFGGAGVGKTVLIQELINNIAKAYEGLSVFAGVGERTREGNDLLREMIESGIVKYGDEFLESMEKGEWDLSKVDPKALEQSQATFIFGQMNEPPGARARVALSGLTIAEYFRDGDGSGQGRDILFFIDNIFRFTQAGSEVSALLGRMPSAVGYQPTLATEMGAMQERIASTKRGSITSVQAVYVPADDLTDPAPATTFAHLDATTVLSRKISELGIYPAVDPLDSTSRILNREVLGDEHYDTAQRVKELLQRYKELQDIIAILGMDELSDEDKLVVHRARRVQRFLSQPFHVAEQFTGLKGELVDIKETIKGFNMIMDGELDHLPEAAFNLVGGIEQAIAKGEKLVAESK; encoded by the coding sequence ATGGCAAATAAAGGCAAAATAACTCAGGTAATCGGCCCGGTAGTGGACGTTAGTTTTGAGGGGGAAGGCGCCAGATTGCCCCGAATTCTGGATGCGCTGGATGTAGTCAGGCCCAACGGTCAGAAAATCGTTCTTGAAGTACAACAGCATCTTGGCGAAGACAGGGTAAGAACCATAGCAATGGACAGCACCGATGGTCTTACTAGAGGGATGGAAGTAATCGACCTTGGCACATCCATTCAGATGCCAATTGGCGAGGACATTAAAGGGCGTCTATTCAATGTAGTAGGTGAAGCAATTGACGGTATTCCTAAGCCTAAAGGAGACAAAGGTCTACCTATTCACAGGTCTGCTCCTAAATTTGAAGACCTAGCTACTTCAAGTGAAGTATTGTATACAGGTATTAAAGTTATTGACCTTCTTGAGCCTTATGTAAAAGGTGGTAAAATTGGTTTGTTCGGTGGTGCAGGTGTAGGTAAAACTGTATTGATCCAGGAACTTATCAACAATATCGCAAAAGCATACGAAGGTTTATCTGTATTTGCCGGTGTGGGCGAGCGTACTCGTGAAGGAAATGACCTTCTTCGAGAAATGATCGAATCTGGTATTGTAAAATATGGCGACGAGTTCCTTGAGTCTATGGAAAAAGGCGAATGGGATTTGTCAAAAGTTGACCCTAAAGCCTTAGAACAGTCTCAGGCTACATTTATATTCGGACAGATGAACGAGCCTCCTGGAGCACGTGCCAGAGTGGCATTGTCTGGTCTTACTATTGCGGAATATTTCCGTGACGGAGATGGTTCAGGACAAGGAAGGGACATCCTTTTCTTTATCGATAACATTTTCCGCTTTACACAGGCAGGTTCTGAGGTTTCTGCACTTCTTGGACGTATGCCATCTGCGGTGGGTTACCAACCTACACTTGCTACTGAAATGGGTGCTATGCAGGAGCGTATTGCCTCTACAAAAAGAGGTTCTATTACCTCCGTTCAGGCCGTTTATGTACCTGCGGATGACTTGACTGACCCAGCGCCGGCAACAACCTTTGCTCACTTGGATGCTACTACAGTACTTTCAAGAAAAATTTCTGAGCTTGGTATCTATCCTGCTGTGGACCCTCTTGACTCTACGTCTAGAATCCTCAACAGAGAAGTCTTAGGCGACGAGCATTATGACACTGCACAAAGAGTGAAAGAACTTTTGCAGAGGTATAAAGAACTTCAAGATATTATTGCTATTCTTGGTATGGATGAACTTTCTGACGAAGACAAGTTGGTAGTTCACAGGGCCAGAAGGGTACAAAGGTTCCTTTCTCAACCTTTCCACGTAGCAGAGCAGTTTACTGGTCTTAAAGGTGAATTGGTTGATATCAAAGAAACAATTAAAGGATTTAACATGATTATGGATGGCGAACTTGACCATCTTCCTGAAGCAGCTTTTAACCTGGTAGGTGGTATAGAGCAGGCTATAGCTAAAGGAGAAAAACTTGTAGCTGAATCCAAATAA
- a CDS encoding ABC transporter permease, whose protein sequence is MVKFITKRLIYGFLVLLGAVIAVFFLFNVLPGDPVNLMVGSRSDVSTRENITKELGLDKPLYVQLGYYMNDLSPISIHEDNPKNASKYEYNPIFSVGDHVVVFKAPYLRRSFQNNKKVSEIIWENLEGTFWLAFAAMTFATFFGILFGLLASLKQNSLLDHSMITISTIGVSAPSFVIAAMVSMIFGYYLGDYTGLNISGQLWDYDLYGRKLVLKNLILPAFALGLRPLSIIVQLTRSSMLEVLSQDYIRTARAKGLGKFKIIVKHALKNALNPVITAVSGWLASLMAGAFFIEVIFDWKGLGLVTIQAVETLDFPVVMGTTLFIAVVFIFVNIFVDILYAAIDPRVRLE, encoded by the coding sequence ATGGTAAAATTTATTACCAAAAGACTTATTTACGGTTTTCTAGTATTGCTTGGGGCAGTTATTGCTGTGTTTTTTCTTTTCAATGTATTGCCTGGTGACCCTGTTAACTTGATGGTTGGGAGCAGGTCTGATGTAAGTACGAGGGAAAACATTACCAAAGAGCTTGGGCTTGATAAGCCTCTGTATGTTCAGTTGGGCTATTATATGAATGATTTATCCCCAATCTCTATTCACGAAGACAATCCCAAAAATGCCAGTAAGTACGAGTACAATCCTATTTTTTCTGTAGGTGACCATGTAGTGGTTTTTAAGGCCCCTTATTTACGACGCTCTTTTCAAAACAATAAAAAAGTCAGTGAGATTATTTGGGAGAATTTGGAAGGGACTTTTTGGCTAGCTTTTGCCGCCATGACTTTTGCTACTTTTTTTGGGATTCTGTTTGGGCTTTTGGCATCACTTAAGCAGAACAGCCTGCTGGACCACTCTATGATTACTATTTCTACTATTGGTGTGTCTGCGCCCTCTTTTGTTATTGCTGCTATGGTATCTATGATTTTTGGGTATTACTTAGGCGACTATACTGGTTTGAATATATCTGGTCAATTGTGGGACTATGATTTGTATGGGAGAAAACTTGTGTTGAAAAATCTTATACTGCCTGCGTTTGCCCTTGGCTTGAGACCATTGTCTATTATTGTACAATTGACCAGAAGTTCTATGCTGGAGGTATTGTCTCAAGACTATATCCGGACTGCGCGGGCTAAAGGTTTGGGTAAGTTTAAAATCATCGTTAAACATGCACTCAAAAACGCATTGAACCCTGTTATTACAGCGGTTTCAGGTTGGTTGGCTTCCTTAATGGCTGGCGCTTTTTTTATTGAGGTTATTTTTGATTGGAAAGGTTTAGGACTGGTTACTATACAAGCGGTAGAAACCTTGGACTTTCCTGTGGTTATGGGCACTACTTTATTTATAGCTGTTGTTTTCATTTTTGTTAATATATTTGTAGATATTCTTTATGCGGCCATAGATCCTCGCGTGAGGCTTGAGTAA
- the panB gene encoding 3-methyl-2-oxobutanoate hydroxymethyltransferase, producing MSVHNPDIRKVTTHQLQEMKNRKEKISMLTAYDFSMAGILDMAGVDVLLVGDSASNVVAGHETTLPITLDQMIYHASSVIRGVRRALVVVDLPFGSYQGNSSEALRSAIRIMKESGAHAIKLEGGVEIKESIIRILSAGVPVMGHLGLTPQSIYKFGTYTVRAKENAEADKLLHDALLLQELGCFALVLEKIPADLAKKVANELQIPVIGIGAGPHVDGQVLVSHDMLGITKEFHPRFLRRYADLNSIINGAVEDYIKDVKSGSFPSEEESY from the coding sequence ATGTCTGTACACAACCCTGATATAAGAAAAGTAACTACGCACCAGCTTCAGGAAATGAAGAACAGGAAAGAAAAAATTTCAATGCTTACAGCGTATGACTTTTCCATGGCTGGCATTTTAGATATGGCAGGTGTAGATGTGCTTTTGGTAGGAGACTCTGCTTCTAATGTTGTGGCAGGGCATGAGACAACATTGCCTATTACATTGGATCAGATGATTTACCACGCATCATCGGTGATCAGAGGGGTTAGAAGGGCTCTAGTAGTCGTAGACCTTCCTTTTGGCTCATATCAGGGCAATTCTTCCGAAGCATTGAGGTCTGCGATACGGATCATGAAGGAATCGGGTGCACATGCTATAAAGCTGGAAGGCGGTGTTGAAATCAAGGAGTCTATCATTAGGATACTTAGTGCTGGTGTGCCAGTGATGGGGCATTTAGGGTTAACGCCTCAGTCCATTTATAAATTTGGTACGTATACTGTTCGGGCAAAAGAAAATGCAGAAGCGGACAAGTTGCTTCATGATGCCTTGCTGTTGCAGGAACTTGGCTGTTTTGCTTTGGTACTTGAAAAGATTCCTGCAGATTTGGCAAAGAAAGTGGCCAATGAACTGCAAATACCTGTTATAGGCATTGGAGCCGGCCCCCACGTAGACGGTCAGGTGTTGGTTTCGCATGATATGCTGGGTATAACTAAAGAATTTCACCCCCGATTCTTGAGAAGGTACGCAGACCTGAACTCTATAATTAATGGTGCGGTGGAAGATTATATAAAGGATGTTAAATCAGGCTCTTTTCCTAGCGAGGAAGAGTCGTATTAA
- the floA gene encoding flotillin-like protein FloA (flotillin-like protein involved in membrane lipid rafts) — protein sequence MQQILIIAVAIIVGIFIFLYFVPLNLWITALFSGVRVGILQLIFMRIRKVPPSLIVQSLITSTKAGLNLTTNDLETHYLAGGNVPQVIKALISADKANIPLTFKQAAAIDLAGRDVFEAVQISVNPQVINTPNVAAVANDGIQLIAKARVTVRANIAQLVGGAGEETILARVGEGIVTSIGSASNHKEVLENPDRISKLVLQKGLDAGTAFEILSIDIADIDVGENIGAKLQIDQANADLKVAEAKAEERRAMAVAVEQEMKAKAQEAKAKVIEEEAGIPKAMAEAFRSGNLGIMDYHKMRNVQADTEMRETIAGGGKEQKRSEKKND from the coding sequence ATGCAACAGATACTCATTATTGCCGTGGCTATAATTGTAGGTATTTTTATATTCCTATATTTTGTGCCACTTAACCTCTGGATTACTGCACTTTTTTCTGGTGTCCGGGTTGGGATCCTTCAACTTATATTCATGCGCATCCGGAAGGTGCCACCGAGCCTTATTGTACAGTCTTTAATTACTTCTACGAAGGCTGGACTGAACCTAACGACCAATGATTTGGAGACGCACTATTTGGCAGGGGGTAACGTGCCCCAAGTGATCAAGGCATTAATATCGGCAGATAAGGCGAACATACCTTTGACCTTTAAGCAGGCTGCTGCTATTGACCTTGCTGGTAGGGATGTCTTTGAAGCGGTTCAAATCTCCGTTAATCCACAGGTGATTAATACACCTAATGTAGCCGCTGTTGCTAATGACGGTATACAACTTATTGCCAAAGCCAGAGTGACAGTGAGGGCAAATATCGCTCAACTTGTCGGTGGTGCCGGCGAAGAGACTATTCTTGCGAGAGTAGGTGAGGGTATTGTAACTTCTATAGGTTCTGCGTCTAACCATAAAGAGGTACTTGAAAACCCTGATAGGATCTCTAAACTTGTTCTTCAAAAAGGACTTGATGCCGGTACGGCTTTTGAAATACTTTCTATTGATATTGCCGATATAGATGTGGGAGAAAATATTGGTGCTAAACTTCAGATAGACCAAGCAAACGCAGACCTAAAAGTGGCAGAAGCAAAAGCTGAAGAGAGAAGGGCTATGGCGGTAGCAGTGGAACAAGAGATGAAGGCGAAAGCCCAAGAAGCGAAAGCGAAAGTTATTGAAGAGGAAGCTGGTATTCCTAAAGCAATGGCTGAAGCTTTCAGAAGCGGCAATTTGGGTATTATGGATTACCACAAAATGAGAAATGTTCAAGCTGACACAGAAATGCGTGAAACTATAGCAGGAGGAGGTAAGGAGCAGAAACGGTCTGAAAAGAAAAACGATTAA
- the proS gene encoding proline--tRNA ligase encodes MSKGLPKRSEDYSQWYNELVKKADLAENSAVRGCMVIKPYGYSIWEKMQSVLDKMFKETGHTNAYFPLFIPKSYLSREASHVEGFAKECAVVTHYRLKNSEDNKSVIVDPEAKLEEELIVRPTSETVIWSTYKNWVQSYRDLPLLVNQWANVVRWEMRTRIFLRTAEFLWQEGHTAHATKDEAVEETLKMLHIYGDFAEQYLAVPVIRGRKTESEKFAGAVDTYCIEALMQDGKALQAGTTHYLGQNFAKAFDVKFTGKDGKLDYVWGTSWGVSTRLMGALIMAHSDDEGLVLPPLLAPIQVVIVPIIKNKEQLTLIAEKADKIIKNLRSKGITVKFDDRDTHSPGFKFAEYEMKGVPVRLAIGPRDLNNNTVEVARRDTKEKTSVSMDGVEAFIEQLLDEIQDNLFKKAAGFKEQNTVSVDTWEEFVKALDKGGFVMAHWDGSAETEEKIKEQTKATIRCIPMDAPAEEGKCILTGNPSDKRVVFARAY; translated from the coding sequence ATGAGTAAAGGTTTGCCCAAAAGAAGTGAAGATTATTCCCAATGGTACAATGAGCTTGTAAAAAAAGCTGATCTCGCAGAAAACTCTGCGGTTAGAGGCTGTATGGTGATAAAACCTTATGGTTATTCGATATGGGAAAAGATGCAATCTGTTCTGGATAAGATGTTTAAGGAGACTGGTCATACCAATGCTTACTTTCCTCTTTTTATCCCAAAATCTTACTTGAGCAGAGAGGCAAGCCATGTAGAAGGCTTCGCTAAAGAGTGTGCAGTAGTAACACATTATAGATTAAAAAATTCTGAAGATAATAAAAGTGTTATTGTAGATCCAGAGGCAAAATTAGAAGAAGAGTTAATTGTTAGGCCTACTTCTGAGACCGTAATATGGAGTACGTATAAAAACTGGGTGCAGTCGTACCGAGACCTTCCTTTGCTGGTGAACCAATGGGCAAATGTCGTTAGATGGGAGATGAGAACAAGGATTTTCCTGCGGACGGCTGAGTTTTTATGGCAAGAAGGGCATACCGCACATGCCACAAAAGATGAAGCTGTTGAAGAAACCCTGAAAATGTTACATATATATGGAGATTTTGCTGAACAGTATTTGGCGGTTCCCGTTATCAGGGGACGCAAGACCGAAAGTGAAAAGTTTGCCGGTGCTGTAGACACTTATTGTATAGAGGCGTTGATGCAAGATGGGAAGGCCTTGCAAGCGGGCACTACTCACTACCTAGGACAAAATTTTGCCAAAGCTTTTGATGTTAAATTCACAGGTAAGGATGGAAAGCTTGACTATGTATGGGGTACCTCTTGGGGTGTAAGTACACGTTTAATGGGTGCTTTGATTATGGCCCACTCTGATGATGAAGGCCTAGTGCTTCCACCTTTGCTTGCACCGATCCAGGTGGTTATTGTACCTATTATTAAAAACAAGGAGCAACTAACCCTTATAGCTGAGAAAGCGGACAAGATTATTAAAAACCTAAGGAGTAAAGGCATAACGGTAAAATTTGATGACCGCGATACCCATAGTCCTGGGTTTAAATTTGCAGAGTACGAAATGAAAGGGGTGCCGGTGCGCTTAGCTATAGGCCCACGGGACTTAAATAACAATACAGTCGAGGTCGCCAGGAGAGACACGAAAGAGAAAACCTCGGTGAGTATGGATGGAGTTGAAGCCTTTATTGAGCAATTGCTTGACGAAATTCAAGATAATTTATTTAAGAAAGCTGCTGGATTTAAAGAGCAAAATACAGTTTCTGTTGATACTTGGGAGGAATTCGTTAAAGCCTTGGATAAAGGTGGTTTCGTAATGGCACACTGGGACGGTTCTGCTGAAACTGAAGAAAAAATTAAAGAGCAGACCAAAGCTACCATAAGATGTATCCCTATGGATGCGCCAGCGGAAGAAGGAAAATGTATCCTTACAGGAAATCCTTCAGATAAACGGGTTGTTTTTGCCAGAGCATATTAA